The Thermus albus genomic sequence TAGGTGCGGCTCACCGTGGCCTCGGGGGAGCCGGGCTGCATGCGCTCCAGGCGTTTTAGCTCCTTGAGGGCCTTTTCCTTTACGGCCTCCGGCATGCCCTTCTTCTCTATGCGCTCCCGGAGCTCCTCCATTTCGCTTAGGAAGTCCTCCCCGCCCCCAAGCTCCCTTTGGATGGCCTTCATCTGCTCCCGGAGGTAGTACTCCCTTTGGTTTTGGTCCATCTGCTCCTTGACCCGGGCGGCGATCTTCTTGTCCAGCTCAAAGCGCTCCAGGTCCCTAAGGAGGAGGGCCAACACCTTTTTCAACCGCTCCTCCACCTCCGGGGTTTCCAGGATAGCCTGTTTGTCCGGAAGTTCCCAGGTGGCGTGGTGGGCTACCAGATCCGCCAGGATGGCGGGGTCCAGGGTGCTTTTGATGGCCTCCTGCTGGTAGCGGTCCAGGCGCAGGGTCTTGTGGTTTTGCAGGTAGCGTTCAAAGGCCTCCTGCACCTCGTTCACCAGGACCCGGGCCAGGCCTGGGTCCTGGAGGGGGGGCTCGGAAAGCACCTCCCCAATGGCCCTGAGGTAGGGGGCGGCCACGTAGGAGAGAAGCTTTGCCCGGTTCCTGGCCTCCACCATCACCTGCAGGGTGCCGTCCGGCAGGCGCATGGCCTGCTTCACCACCGCTAGGGTGCCTACCTCATAGAGGTCCTCAGGGGTGGGGTCGTCCACCTCAGGGTCCTTCTGGGTGACCAGAAAGAGGTAGCGGTCGGCGTTTAAGGCTTCCTCCACCGCCCTTTTGCTCTTGGGGCGACCCACATCCACCGCGGTGGTGGTGTGGGGGAGGATCACGGTGTTCCTAAGGGGAAGTACGGGAAGTTCCAGGCGGAAGGCGTCCTTCATCTAAGACCTATCATAGCCATGGGGGATGAAAGATAAAACCCTGAAACCACGATCCCCCCAATTGTCCCGGGGGCTGGCTTCCAAGGGCCCTTTAGAAACCTACGGTCAGCATGGCCTTGGGATCCTTTAGGGTGAACACCCCGCCTTGGCTCGGCAGGCCTTGGACCTCGAGGCCCAACCAGAACCGGCCTTGGGCCACCCCCTGGGTGAGGTTTCTGCCCCCAAGGGTAAGGGGGGCGCTGGCGCTCTCCTCAAACCGGGCTTCCCCTGCCCTTTCGTCGTCGGCTCCGATGGGACAGAGGTAGGCTTGGCCTAGGTCCTGGCAGGCACTGGGATCTTTTAGGCGCACGTAAAAACCCAGAGTGGTGCTGAGGGGTTGGTTTGCCTCGAGGGTGCCCAGGATTACGACGCTCTTCGGGGCCACGGGGGGAGGAGAAAAGCTTAGGGGGTCCTTTTTATAAAGGATCATCCCTTGGGTGTTTGGCAGGGGCGGTACTTGGAAAGTTTGCGAAGGCAAGTCCACAGTGATGGTGTAGGAGCAAGCTGCTAGGAGCAAGAGGCCTATCAGGGAAAGGGTTAGGAGGCTTCTCATAAGGCCATCTTTAACCTCACCTGGGAGAGGAGTCAAGGTAGCATGGGCTCGTATGCACCGCCTGCTTTTTGCCCTGGACCCGGAGGAAGCCCATGAGCTCACCCTGAGGTTCCTTTCCCTGTGGTCGGAAAGGGGACCCCTTTTGGAGCTCCCCGCCAGGTTCCTCCGGGTGGAGGAGCCAAGGCTCCGGGTGGAGGCCTTTGGGCTCAGTTTTCCCAACCCCTTGGGCCTTGCGGCGGGCATGGACAAGGACGCCCGGGCCCTGGGGGCCTGGTGGGCCTTGGGCTTCGGCTTTGCCGAGGTGGGCACCCTCACCCCAAGGCCCCAGGAGGGAAACCCCAGGCCCAGGCTTTTCCGGCTGGTGGAGGACCGGGCCCTCATCAACCGCATGGGCTTCAACAACCGGGGGGCGGAGGCGGCGGCAAGAAGGCTAAGGGGCTTCCGGGAAAGGGGCCTTGCGCTCCCTATAGGGGTAAACCTGGGGAAGAACCGGGATACCCCCTTGGAAAGGGCGGCGGAAGACTACCTCGAGGCCCTAAGGGTCCTCGAGCCCCACGGGGACTACTTTGTCATCAATGTGAGTTCCCCTAACACTCCGGGGCTTAGGGCCCTTCAGGAAGGCCCTTTTTTGGACGAGCTCCTCTCCCGGCTCCGCCCGGCCACCCCTAAGCCCCTCCTCCTCAAGGTGGCTCCCGATCTCACCTGGGAGGCCTTGGATCAGGTGGTGGAGCTTTGCCGAAAGCACGGGCTAGAGGGCCTGGTGGCGGTGAACACCACCTTGGAGCGCCCGGGCCTAAAAAGCCCCTGGGCCCGCGAGGCCGGGGGGCTTTCGGGAAGGCCTCTAAAGGGAAAGGCCCTGGAGGTGTTGCGCCACCTGGCTTCAGCAAGGGACCTGACCCTGGTCAGCGTGGGCGGTGTGGAAGGCCCGGAGGATGTGTGGGAGCGGCTTAAGCTGGGGGCCAGGCTGGTGCAGGTCTATACGGGGTTTGTCTATGGGGGCCCCCTTTTCCCCCGCCGGGTGCTGAAGGGCCTTTTGAGGATCATGGAGGCGGAGGGGGTGAGGAGCCTAACGGATATATTCCCTAAGCGGGAAGGGCGCTCGTAGACATCGGCCGCATGGATGCAGGGGCAGGAAGACCCTTCCTTGGGGCGGATGCGGTCCACCGCCTTTTGGCGGCGGTAGATGGGCGGGGCCTCCCACCCATTCCAGCCCTAGCCCCTACTCTAGCGCCTGGTGCACCGCCCGCCCCTCCACCAGGGTCAGGACCGGCCACCCTCCCAAGATCCAGCCTGCCCACGGGGAATAGCGGGCTTTGGAGGCGAAGGCCTTAGGGTCCACGGGGCGCTCCTTGGGGTCCAGAAGGACCAGGCTGGCTTCGGCGCCCTCCTCCAGGTGCAGGGGCTTGAGGCCGAGGACCTTCCTTGGGCCATCGGTGAAAAGCTCCACTAGGCGGCTTAGGGGGAAGCCCCGCTTCAGGTGAAGCTCGGTGTAAAGGAGGGGGAAGGCCACCTCGAGGCTAGGGATGCCGAAGGGGGCCCTGAGGAGGTCCCTTTCCTTTTCCGCCTGGGTGTGGGGGGCGTGGTCGGTGGCGATGGCGTCCAGTGTGCCGTCCAGAAGCCCCTCCATAAGGGCTTCCCGGTCCTCTTGGGTGCGGAGGGGTGGGGCTACCTTAAAGAGGGGATCAAAGGATTTTAAAGCTTCCTCGGTGAGGGTTAGGTGGTGGGGCGTGGCCTCGGCAGTCACGGGAAGCCCGGCCCTTTTGGCCTCCCGAAGGAGCTCTAGCCCCCGCTTGGTGGAGAGGTGCTGGATGTGGAGGTGGGGTCTCTTCTTTCCCCGGCGCACCGCGTAGCGGAGGACCTCGAGGTCCCGGGCAATGCGGGCAGCCTCGGCCTCGGGCGGGTTTCCGGGAAGGCCCAGGAGGTCGGCCAGAGGACCGTCGTTCATTACCCCGCCCCGGCGCAAGGAGGCATCCTCTGCATGCACCGCCACGGGCAGGCCAAAGGGGGAGGCCTGCAAGAGCCCTGCCGCCAGAACCCCGGCGTCCTCATTGGTGTGGCCGTCGTCGGTGAGGAGGGAGGCCCCAGCCTCCTTTAGGAGGCCGGCCTCCGTGAGGGCCTTTCCCTCTTGGGCTTGGGTTAGGGCCGCGGCCGGGTGGAGCCGGGCCAGCCCCAGGGCCTGGGCCTTCTTCTGAAGGGCCCGTACCGCCTCGGGGGTGTCCACGGGCGGGGAGGTGTTGGGCATGGAGACGATATCCGTATACCCGCCCCGCACGGCGGCAAGAAGCCCCGTGGAAAGCTCCTCCTTCACCTCCTGGCCCGGTTCCCTAAGGTGGGCGTGGAGGTCCACAAAGCCAGGGGCAAGGTAAAGGCCCCTGCCATCCATGACCGTTTCCGCCTTCCCGCCATTAAGGCTCAGGATCCGGCCTTCCCCGATGAGTACGTCCACAGGACCCCTTTCCCCAAGGGCGTCCACCAGCTTGACGTTTTTGATGAGCAACATTCCGTGCCTCCTCTGGCCCTACCGCTCTTTCCCCACGAGAAGGTGGTAGAGGACCGCCATGCGTACCGCTTGGCCATTTCGCACCTGGCGGTTCACCAGGCTTCTTTCCGAGTCCGCCAGCGTGCCCTCCAGCTCTATGTCCCGGTTCATGGGGCCAGGATGAAGAAGGGGGGCGCTGGGTTTCGTCTTTCTTAGGCGTTCTTCCGTCACCTGGTAGTGGGCGATGTAGTCCTGGAGGTGGATAAGACCTGCCTCCATGCGCTCCTTCTGGAGCCTTAGGACCATGACCGCATCCGCCTCCGCTAGGGCCTCCTCCAGATGGGGGGTGAGCCTAGCCCCGGGAAGGGTTTGGGGGAGAAGGGTGGGGGGGCCCGCCACCCAGACCTCGGCCCCGAGGAGGGGCAGGAGCTCCACGTTGGAGCGGGCCACCCGGGAGTGGAGGATATCCCCCACGATGGCGATCTTTTTGCCCTCCAGGGTGCCCAGGGCCTCCAGGAGGGTGTAGGCGTCCAAGAGGGCCTGGGTGGGGTGGGCCCGGCGCCCGTCCCCGCCGTTGATGACCACGCCCTTCACCCAGCGGGTGGCCTGGTGGGGAACCCCGGCGCTATCGGCCCGGATGACGTAGGCGTCTATGCCCATGGCCTCGAGGGTGAGGAGGGTATCCTTGTAGCTTTCCCCCTTCTGCAGGCTGCTCGCCTGAGCGGCAAAGGAGACCACATCCGCGGACATGCGCCTGGCGGCCAGCTCAAAGGAGATGCGGGTGCGGGTGGAGGGTTCAAAGAAGACGGTGGCCACGGTGAAGCCTTGGAGAGCGGGCACCTTCTTCACTGGCCTTTCCAGCACCTCAGACATGACCCGGGCGGTGTCCAGGAGGTTTTCCACCTCGGGCCGGGTCCAGCCCTGGAAGTCCAAGAGGTGCCTCATGCCTCCTCCCTTTCCCAAAGCTCCACCCGATCCTCGCCGTCCACTTCCGAGAGTTTCACCTTCACCACCTCGTTTCTGGCGGTGGGCACGTTCTTGCCCACGAAATCGGCCCGGATGGGGAGCTCCCTATGCCCCCGGTCCACCAGGACCGCCAGGTAGATGCGCCTAGGGCGGCCCAGGTCCATGAGGGCATCCAGGGCAGCCCGGGCGGTGCGGCCGGTGTAGAGCACGTCGTCCACCAGGACCAAGGCCTTCCCCGTGATGTCAAAGGGGATCCGGGTTTCCCGCACCTGGGGCCTGACCCCGATTTCCGAAAGGTCATCCCGGTATAGGGTGATGTCCAAAATCCCTACCGGCACCTCCTTCCCCTCAAACTCCCGGATGTAGCGGGCGATGCGCTCCGCCAAGGGGATGCCCCGGGTGTGGATGCCGATGAGGGCCAGCCCTTCCACACCCTTATTGGCTTCCACAATCTCGTGGGCGATGCGGTAGAGGGCTCGGCGCATCTCCTCGGCGTTTAAAAGCTCGGCCTTAAAGCGCACGGTTCACCTCCAAAAAGAAGCGGAGGCCAAAGCCTCCGCTCGGCTTCTGCTCTTTATCTTCACGAAATCGCATTCTTCCTCTCCTTTCCGGCCTCGCGGGACCGGTTTAAAGGCCGCCCTTACCTTACCTCCTCTTCTTGGGAGGGTGCAAGAGGCCAACCCGCCTAAGGCCTTGGCCAAAGGCGGGTGGTACGCCGGGTCTCCCACTCTGCCGCTTAGGCAAAGTGGGTGGTACTAGGCTGCCCGGGGTTTCTCCCGGGCGATGCTTAGGGCCAGAATCCCCACCAGGACGCCCACGATGATAGCGTTCCACATGGCGTTCCCCATGCCGCTGAAGCCCAGGATCCAAGGGGAGAGGATGAGCCAGACGCCCAAGACCACGTTCACCCATTCCTCCCACATGGGGCCACCCCGGAGGTGCAAAAGGGCCATAAGCCCCACCACCACCCCGATGATGACCGTGTTCCACATGGCGGCCGGGGTGCCGCTAAAGCCCAAAAGCCACGGGGAAAGGATGAGCCAGACGCCAAGGACCAGGTTGGCCCAATCCTGCCAGCGCTGCATTTGCCCACCTCCTTTCCCCTTTACGATAGACCACCTTCCCCCCGGGGAATAGTGCAAAAGGTCACCCTTTTTTGCCCAAGGGACGGAGGTACCGCCACGCGGTCCAGAGGAGGACAGCGGCGAAGACCAGGCGTAAGGTGGCCTCGGGCAGGAAATGGGCCACCTCACCCCCAAGAAAGGTTCCCAGAAGCACCCCGGGAACCAACCCGGGGGCAAGAAGGGCATCCACGTTGCCCAGACGGTAATGGGCGTAGGCCCCCACCAGGCTGGCGGGGACCATGGCCAGAAGGCTCGTGCCCTGAGCGGTGTGCTGGTCCATGCCCAGGAGGAGCACCATGGCCGGTACCATGATGGTCCCTCCTCCCACCCCCATCATCCCGGAGAGGAAACCGGTGAAGCCTCCTGCCAGGAGAAGGGTTAGGTCTTCCCAGATTTCACCCCGCACCAGGCCCAAGGGGGCCAGGTAGGGTTTCAGGAGCAGCAAAAAGGAGACCCCAAGGAGGAACCAGCCAAAGGCCCGCTTAAGATCCTTCTCCGCCAGGCTGTGGGCATAGCGGGCCCCAAAGCGGGCGGTGAGGATGGCCGTGGCAGCCAGAAACAAGGCCGCCTTCAAGCTCAAGGAACCTTGTAGCCCATAGGTGAAAGCTCCCACGAGCCCGGTGAAGAAAACCGCCACCAGGCTGGTGCCGTGGGCTTTGTGCTGGGTTAGCCGCAAAAGCCCCACCATGAGGGGAATCATCACCGTGCCCCCCCCAAGCCCCACAAGTCCCCCAAACCCCCCACCGAGAAGGCCGATGACGAAGCCCATGGGGCTCATACTACCGGGTTTGGGGGCTCTTTTCCCTCCAAAGCCGCGAGCAGGTTTCCCACCGCCATCCCGGCCCTGCGCTCCCGGGTCCTTCTTCCCGCCTGGCCGATATGGGGCGTCACCCCCACCTTGGGCAAGGTATAGAGGGGCTCACGATCCCGGGCGTGGCCAGGAGCTTCTCCCGGGCAAAATGGAGGGAGGGAAGGGATTTGGGGGTGTGGCTGGTGTAGACCCTCCACCGGCCGAAGGCCTTGGGTGGCCTCTAAGCCCCGGCAAAGGAAAGCTCGGCCACCGCCACCAAAGGGCTTCCGAAGGCTGCCCCCATCACCTCCCACTCCACCTCTTCCCCTACGGCCTCTATGGCCTGGAGAAGTTCCAGGAGGTTCCCGGCCACGGCGAAGTTTTCCACCGCGTACCGCACCTCCCCCTCCTCCACCCATAGCCCCAGGGCCTGGAGGGAAAAGTCCAGGCTCACGGGGTTGGCCCCGGCGTGGAGGCCCATGAACTCGGTTATCAGGACCCCCTTTTCCAGGTGCAGGTTGCCCACGGGTTCCAGATACAGGTTGGTGGGGGCCACGTCCAAAACCCCGCGGTAGGTGCGGAAGGCGTGGCCGGTGTTCTCCTGTCCCAAAGCCTTTGCGGTTTCCGTGTTGTGAAGAAAGGTCTTGAAGACGCCCTTTTCCACCACCACCGTGCGCCGGGCCGGGGTGCCTTCGGCGTCAAAGGGCCGGGAGACCAAGCCCTTTTCCAGGGTGGGGTCGTCCACCAAGGTGACCCACTCCGAGGCGATCCTTTCCCCAAGGCGATTTAGAAAGCGGCTTTTGCCCTCCAGGGCGCTTTTGCCGGAAAGGGACCGGGAGAGCACGTAGAGAAGCCCCGCCACGGCCTTGGGCTCCAGGTAGGCCCGGTAGCGGCCCGTGGGGAGGGGTTTGGCGTTTAGGAGCCTTGCGGTCTTCTCCCGGATCTCCAAGGCGGTGCGGCCAGGGTCTAGGGCGTGGAACTCCTTGGCCAGCCGAAAGTCCCAGCCTTGCTTGAGGCTATTGCCCTCCGCCATCACCAGGCTTCCCCCCATCCCGGCAAGCCCGGTGCGGAAGGCTCCCTCGGTACCCAGGGTGCTGGCCAGGGCCACCCGGACCTCCTTTTCCATATAACCCCCCATGAGGACGCTTTGGGTCCTGGGGTCTTCCCTCAGAGTCCTTTCCAGCTCCAGGGCACCTTGCTTCTTGGCCTCGAGGGGAGCAGAAAGCCCCTCTCCCAAGAGGTCATGGCTTCCCAGGGCCTGCCCCAGAGGGAGGGTGCCCTCCTTGCCGGAAAGCAGGGCGTTATCCCGGGCTTCCGAGAGGGCCCAGTCCAAGGCTTCGGGGGAGAGCTCTTCCGTATAGGCGTAGCCCAGCCGACCCTGCACCAGGACCCTTAGGCCAATACCCCCCTGCCGGGCCTCCTTGATCTCCTCTAGGGTGCCCTGCCGGGCCCTTAGGGAAAGCTCCCGTTCCTCCTGGAAAAGGACCTCCGCCTCGAGGCCCAGCTCCTTGGCCCGCCTTAACAGGTACCGTTTGGCTTCCTCCAGGGTCATGCCCTACCTCCCACCACCATCTCCGAGACCAGCACATGGGGCTGGCCCACCTCCACCGGCACCATCCCCGATAGGCTTCCGCACATGCCGGGGGCGTTTTCCCAGTCCTTGGCTACGGCCACCACCTTCCTGATGGTCTCGGGCCCCTTGCCCACCAGCATGGCCCCGCGGACGGGCTCCTCCAAGCGGCCGTGGCGGATGATGTACCCCTCCTGCACGGCGAAGTTGTACTCCCCCGAGCCCGGCTTCACCTGCCCGCCCCCCAGATCCTTGGCGTAAAGGCCAAACTCCACGCTGGCGATGAGCTCCTCCACCTCCTTGTCGCCCGGGGCGATGAAGGTGTTGCGCATCCTCGAGGTGGGGGCCAGGGTGTAGTCCTGCCTGCGGCCCGAGCCGGTCATGGGATAACCGGTGAGGAGGTGGCCCAGGCGGTCCACCATGTAGCTTCTCAAGATGCCCTTCTCTATCAGCACCGTCCGCTTTGTGGGGTGTCCCTCGTCGTCCACCTCCGTGGAGCCCCAGGCGTGGGGCAGGGTGCCATCGTCCACATAGGTGACCACGGGGCTTGCCACCATCTCCCCCAGCTTGTCCGCCAGGACGCTGGCCTTTTTGGCCACGCTGGTGGTCTCCAGGAGGTGGCCTAAGGCCTCGTGGAAGATGACCCCGCCGAAGGCGTTCCCCACCACCACGGGCATGGTCCCCGCGGGGGCGGGCCTGGCCCTTAGGTTGGTGAGGGCCTGGCGGGCGGCCTTGGCCCCCACCTCCTGGGGCGGATAGAGGTCAAAGAGTTCCAGCCCCACGCTTTTGCCGGGGGCGGCGTAACCGGTCTGGACCTCCGTGCCCTCCTGGGCCACCGCCAGCACGTAAAGCCTTGTGCGGACCCTTTTCTCCTCAGCCCAGGTGCCCTCGGTGTTGGCGATCAAGACCTCCTGTTCCCATTCCTGGAGGCTGGCCTCCACCTGCTGGATCTCGGGGGCGATCCGGGCCCCGGCCTCGGCCTCCAATAGCCTTTCCAAGCGGAAGCGCTTGTCCCTTTCCCCATAGGGCACCTTGGGGGTGTGGAGGCCTTGGGGGAAGGCCTTGCGGAAGTCCAGGCCCCCAGCCCCCCGTTCGTCCACCTTCCCCAGGGTCCCTTTGGCCCGAAGCAGGGTCTCCAGGGCTTCTTGAAGCCCTTCTTGGGTGAGCTGGTTGGTGTAGGCGTAGACCACCTCGGTGCCGAAGAAAAGCCTTAAACCCGCCCCGTAGTCCAGCCCCGAGATGGCCTCCTCCAGCCTGCCATAGCGCACGGTCATGCGCCTTCTTTTGGAGCGCTCCACGTAGACTTCCCCAAAGTCGGCCCCGCCCTTGAGGGCCTTTTTGAGAAGGCCTGCCACCACGTCCGGATGCAGCATGGGCTAAGCCTATCCCGGAACTGACCCGCGAGTCAACCGCTGGGGGCACGGGTGCCTAGCCCCGGGGAAGGGTGTTCAGAAGGGTATGGACCGCCCTCTCCAGGGCCAGCCAAGGGTCTTTGCCCTCCTTGGCCCGGCGTTCCCCTGCTATGAGGGCTTCCAGGCTGGCCTTGAGGGCGTTTCCTGAGAGGCTTCGGGCCAGCTCCATTGCCCGCTTGGCCGCGTAGGGGTGGGCCTCGAGGCGGGCCAAATCCCCTTCCGTGGGCCTAGGGTTTTCCTTCAGGAGCATCCAGGCCCGGGCCAGAAGGGCAAACTGCCAGGCGAAGGCCCCAAGGAGCCTTAAGGGCTCCTCGCCCTCTTCCTTTAGCCGCTTTAGGTGGCGGAAGACTTTTTGAGCATCCCCTTCCAGCACGGCCCGCACCAGATCAAACCCCGTGACCGGAGGCCTTAGGGCCACCACCCTTTCCACCTTTTCCAAGGTCAGGGGAGGCGTAAGGAGGGCCAGCTTCTCCAGCTCCCTTTCCAGGGCCTCGAGGTCCCCCTCCAGGGAGGCCAGGTACTGGACTATGCCCGCAGGCAGCCTTAACCCTAAGCGCTTGGCCCGGTTTTCCAGGTGGCGCACCAGGTCCTTGCCCTTAGGGGTGGGGAAGTCCCGCCTTTCCCGGGTGCGGTAGAAGGCGGCCCGGGAGGAAGTGGGCTTGGGGTCCAGAAGGAGTACCGTCACCCCCTCGGCTACCTGTTCCAATAAGGGTTTTATGGCCTTCCACTCCCCTTCGCCCACCTCCCTCAGGTCCATCATGGCCCCAGCTTCCCCAAAAAGCCCTGGGCTTAAGGCCTCGGCTAAGGCCTCGGGGGTGGGTTCGGTGAAGCGGGTTAGCCCCCTCAGTTGGGCTTCTCTAAGGAGCTCTTCCCTAGCCAAAAAGGGGTCCCCGGTGAAGGCGATGACCATGGCCTAAAAGGCACTAAGCCCCGTGGCCTCCCGGCCTAGGACCAGGGTGTGGATGTCGTGGGTGCCCTCATAAGTGTAGACGGTTTCCAGGTTGAGCATGTGGCGGATGGCGTGGTATTCCAAGGTGATGCCGCTTCCCCCCAGGATGTCCCGGGCCAGGCGGGCGGCCTTCAGGGCCTTCATCACGTTTTGCCGCTTGGCCAGGGAAACCTGGGCCGGCGTTAGCTTTCCCTCGTCCTTAAGCCGGGCCAGGCGCCAGGCCAGGAGGAGGCCCTCCGTGTGGTCGGAGAGCATCTCCGCCAGCTTGGCCTGGACCAGCTGCTTCTTGGCGATGGGCTCGCCGAAGGTGCTGCGGCTTTTGGCGAACTCCAGGGCCTCGGTATATACCGCTTCCAACGCACCCAAGACGCCCCAGGCGATGCCGAAGCGGGCCTGGGTGAGGCAGGAGAGGGGGGCTTTGAGCCCCTCCGCCTTGGGTAGGCGCAAGGCCTCGGGCACCCGGACGTCCTCCAGGACCAGCTCGCTGGTCACCGAGGCCCTTAGGCTCATCTTGTGCTTCACCTCCCGGGCCTGGAAGCCAGGGGTATCCGTGGGGACGATGAAGCCAAGAACCTTCCCCTCTTCGTCCTTGGCCCATATGAGGGCGATGTGGGCCAGGTTGCCGTTGGTGATCCACATCTTGCTGCCGTTTAGGACCCAGGTGTCCCCCTCTCGGCGGGCCGTGGTGCGCATGTTGCCGTAGGGATCGGAGCCGCCATCGGGTTCCGTGAGGCCGAAAGCCCCCACCATCTCCCCCCGGGCCAGCTTGGGCAGGAACTCCCGCTTCTGCTCCTCGCTGCCGAAGGCGTAGATGGGGTACATGACCAAGGAACTCTGCACGCTGACAAAGCTCCTAAGCCCTGAGTCCACCCGCTCCAGCTCGTAGGCGATGAGGCCATAGGCGGCGCTGGAAACCCCTGCCCCCCCGTACTCCGGGGGCAGGGTGGGGCCTAGGAAGCCCAGCTCCGCGAACCGGGGTATGAGGTGGGTGGGGAAGACCCCTTCCTCCCACCAGCCGCGGATATAGGGCAGGGCCTCCTTTTCCAGGAAACGACGGGCGGCCTTTTGGATCTCCTTCTCCTCCGGGGTAAGGAGGTCTTCTAGGGCGTAGAAGTCCAGCATGGGGCACCTCGAGGGCCAGTCTACCGGAAAGGGGCGTGCGCCACCCTACCTCAGTTTGCCTCGAGGTGGGGTGGCACTAGAGCATTCCCGCCAGGAAGCCCTCCTCCCGGATGGTGCGCAACAGGTCCATCACCGTGAGGACCTGGGGGTCGTACTCCACCAGGACCTGGGCGGGGCCGGTGGCCTGGACCTCGGAGGTTCCCTCCAGGTTCCGCAAGGCCGCAAGGATCCGCTCCATCCCCTCTGGGGTAGGCTCCCCCCGGATGCCGATAAGGACGCGGTTCATGCCCCTATTCTAGGACGCCCCGGGCCTCCCCCCTTGCCCCCCGGCTTCCCAGGATGCGCACCGCCAACACTAAAGGGCCTATGTGGAAGCCTTGGGCCTCTAGAGCCCTCTTGAGGGCTTCCCGGCTTGGGTCCAGGTGCAGGGCCACCTCGTAGACCCCGGCGTCGTAGGCGCTTTTCACCACTGCCGCCAGGAGGCCTTCCAGGGTGGCCTGGTCCTGGCCCTCCACCCGGTTTACCAGGACCGTGGTGGCCTCCCCCTGCCAAACCGCTTGCGCCAGGGCGAAGCCCTTGGGCTCCTCCCCTTCCTCCGCCAGGAAGGAGTGCCCGGTGCGGGCGAAAAAGCGCACCGCTCCCCGGCTTAGGGGCCGGTTTCCCGCCACCCGGTTCAGGAGATCCAGATCCAGCTCGCTAAAGGGACGGAAGCGCATGGGTCCATTATGCTTCTTGGGCCTGGGGCCTTTGGCGGAAGAGGAAGGCCTCGAGG encodes the following:
- a CDS encoding dihydroorotase, whose product is MLLIKNVKLVDALGERGPVDVLIGEGRILSLNGGKAETVMDGRGLYLAPGFVDLHAHLREPGQEVKEELSTGLLAAVRGGYTDIVSMPNTSPPVDTPEAVRALQKKAQALGLARLHPAAALTQAQEGKALTEAGLLKEAGASLLTDDGHTNEDAGVLAAGLLQASPFGLPVAVHAEDASLRRGGVMNDGPLADLLGLPGNPPEAEAARIARDLEVLRYAVRRGKKRPHLHIQHLSTKRGLELLREAKRAGLPVTAEATPHHLTLTEEALKSFDPLFKVAPPLRTQEDREALMEGLLDGTLDAIATDHAPHTQAEKERDLLRAPFGIPSLEVAFPLLYTELHLKRGFPLSRLVELFTDGPRKVLGLKPLHLEEGAEASLVLLDPKERPVDPKAFASKARYSPWAGWILGGWPVLTLVEGRAVHQALE
- a CDS encoding TldD/PmbA family protein; translated protein: MLHPDVVAGLLKKALKGGADFGEVYVERSKRRRMTVRYGRLEEAISGLDYGAGLRLFFGTEVVYAYTNQLTQEGLQEALETLLRAKGTLGKVDERGAGGLDFRKAFPQGLHTPKVPYGERDKRFRLERLLEAEAGARIAPEIQQVEASLQEWEQEVLIANTEGTWAEEKRVRTRLYVLAVAQEGTEVQTGYAAPGKSVGLELFDLYPPQEVGAKAARQALTNLRARPAPAGTMPVVVGNAFGGVIFHEALGHLLETTSVAKKASVLADKLGEMVASPVVTYVDDGTLPHAWGSTEVDDEGHPTKRTVLIEKGILRSYMVDRLGHLLTGYPMTGSGRRQDYTLAPTSRMRNTFIAPGDKEVEELIASVEFGLYAKDLGGGQVKPGSGEYNFAVQEGYIIRHGRLEEPVRGAMLVGKGPETIRKVVAVAKDWENAPGMCGSLSGMVPVEVGQPHVLVSEMVVGGRA
- the holA gene encoding DNA polymerase III subunit delta, giving the protein MVIAFTGDPFLAREELLREAQLRGLTRFTEPTPEALAEALSPGLFGEAGAMMDLREVGEGEWKAIKPLLEQVAEGVTVLLLDPKPTSSRAAFYRTRERRDFPTPKGKDLVRHLENRAKRLGLRLPAGIVQYLASLEGDLEALERELEKLALLTPPLTLEKVERVVALRPPVTGFDLVRAVLEGDAQKVFRHLKRLKEEGEEPLRLLGAFAWQFALLARAWMLLKENPRPTEGDLARLEAHPYAAKRAMELARSLSGNALKASLEALIAGERRAKEGKDPWLALERAVHTLLNTLPRG
- a CDS encoding sulfite exporter TauE/SafE family protein, whose protein sequence is MGFVIGLLGGGFGGLVGLGGGTVMIPLMVGLLRLTQHKAHGTSLVAVFFTGLVGAFTYGLQGSLSLKAALFLAATAILTARFGARYAHSLAEKDLKRAFGWFLLGVSFLLLLKPYLAPLGLVRGEIWEDLTLLLAGGFTGFLSGMMGVGGGTIMVPAMVLLLGMDQHTAQGTSLLAMVPASLVGAYAHYRLGNVDALLAPGLVPGVLLGTFLGGEVAHFLPEATLRLVFAAVLLWTAWRYLRPLGKKG
- a CDS encoding aspartate carbamoyltransferase catalytic subunit yields the protein MRHLLDFQGWTRPEVENLLDTARVMSEVLERPVKKVPALQGFTVATVFFEPSTRTRISFELAARRMSADVVSFAAQASSLQKGESYKDTLLTLEAMGIDAYVIRADSAGVPHQATRWVKGVVINGGDGRRAHPTQALLDAYTLLEALGTLEGKKIAIVGDILHSRVARSNVELLPLLGAEVWVAGPPTLLPQTLPGARLTPHLEEALAEADAVMVLRLQKERMEAGLIHLQDYIAHYQVTEERLRKTKPSAPLLHPGPMNRDIELEGTLADSERSLVNRQVRNGQAVRMAVLYHLLVGKER
- the pyrR gene encoding bifunctional pyr operon transcriptional regulator/uracil phosphoribosyltransferase PyrR, with amino-acid sequence MRFKAELLNAEEMRRALYRIAHEIVEANKGVEGLALIGIHTRGIPLAERIARYIREFEGKEVPVGILDITLYRDDLSEIGVRPQVRETRIPFDITGKALVLVDDVLYTGRTARAALDALMDLGRPRRIYLAVLVDRGHRELPIRADFVGKNVPTARNEVVKVKLSEVDGEDRVELWEREEA
- a CDS encoding quinone-dependent dihydroorotate dehydrogenase; its protein translation is MHRLLFALDPEEAHELTLRFLSLWSERGPLLELPARFLRVEEPRLRVEAFGLSFPNPLGLAAGMDKDARALGAWWALGFGFAEVGTLTPRPQEGNPRPRLFRLVEDRALINRMGFNNRGAEAAARRLRGFRERGLALPIGVNLGKNRDTPLERAAEDYLEALRVLEPHGDYFVINVSSPNTPGLRALQEGPFLDELLSRLRPATPKPLLLKVAPDLTWEALDQVVELCRKHGLEGLVAVNTTLERPGLKSPWAREAGGLSGRPLKGKALEVLRHLASARDLTLVSVGGVEGPEDVWERLKLGARLVQVYTGFVYGGPLFPRRVLKGLLRIMEAEGVRSLTDIFPKREGRS
- a CDS encoding SPW repeat protein; translated protein: MQRWQDWANLVLGVWLILSPWLLGFSGTPAAMWNTVIIGVVVGLMALLHLRGGPMWEEWVNVVLGVWLILSPWILGFSGMGNAMWNAIIVGVLVGILALSIAREKPRAA
- a CDS encoding TldD/PmbA family protein is translated as MTLEEAKRYLLRRAKELGLEAEVLFQEERELSLRARQGTLEEIKEARQGGIGLRVLVQGRLGYAYTEELSPEALDWALSEARDNALLSGKEGTLPLGQALGSHDLLGEGLSAPLEAKKQGALELERTLREDPRTQSVLMGGYMEKEVRVALASTLGTEGAFRTGLAGMGGSLVMAEGNSLKQGWDFRLAKEFHALDPGRTALEIREKTARLLNAKPLPTGRYRAYLEPKAVAGLLYVLSRSLSGKSALEGKSRFLNRLGERIASEWVTLVDDPTLEKGLVSRPFDAEGTPARRTVVVEKGVFKTFLHNTETAKALGQENTGHAFRTYRGVLDVAPTNLYLEPVGNLHLEKGVLITEFMGLHAGANPVSLDFSLQALGLWVEEGEVRYAVENFAVAGNLLELLQAIEAVGEEVEWEVMGAAFGSPLVAVAELSFAGA